In Esox lucius isolate fEsoLuc1 chromosome 6, fEsoLuc1.pri, whole genome shotgun sequence, the following proteins share a genomic window:
- the fignl1 gene encoding fidgetin-like protein 1: MPGMSGAHLGEWQRRSFDISSGSCTPEQTADAYRAHILAIQYAWANSQLSLAGMDSLLRTYSERYAAVLDSDDPRTGLNNYAEGALHLARSQRNHSDKWESSLTTASVLELPCVRNMVRSATGAGVSLVAPADVNITVGQECEGSSLSGLVQSGTDPLFNTPLLWTTSEVNSASSHFQGAAAGRPRGSDGFPSQPPSSVGPSVRALPLFSQHSSAPPQINPGPAGQQVFNSNPSKRKAFYNSGGEASRGGAYGGQAGQEPRGSGTNFKTAREQFFVDQQKKHSHQPQRNQQAPGLASTLGGATKKSLGANRPRGTFSKFVSPMPRQEDEVDGAGSDSTPEPPPVDARLKNFEPKIIELIMSEIMDHGPPVAWDDIAGLEFAKATIKEIVVWPMLRPDIFTGLRGPPKGILLFGPPGTGKTLIGKCIACQSGATFFSISASSLTSKWVGEGEKMVRALFAIARCHQPAVIFIDEIDSLLSQRTDGEHDSSRRIKTEFLVQLDGATTSADDRILVVGATNRPQEIDEAARRRLAKRLYIPLPEENARRQIISKLMAREKSQLAEDDLESVVTGTAGFSGADMTGLCREAALGPIRSIQLSDIATITPDQVRPILHRDFQEALRVVRPSVSVKDLELYEEWNKTFGCGL, from the coding sequence ATGCCAGGCATGAGTGGGGCACACCTGGGCGAATGGCAGAGGAGGTCCTTTGACATTTCATCTGGCTCCTGCACACCTGAACAGACGGCGGATGCCTATCGGGCACACATCCTGGCCATTCAATATGCATGGGCCAACTCCCAGCTCTCTTTGGCCGGCATGGACAGCCTGCTTAGGACCTACTCTGAGCGCTATGCTGCAGTGCTGGACTCGGACGACCCTCGCACAGGGCTCAACAACTACGCAGAGGGGGCGCTGCACCTGGCCCGCAGTCAGAGGAACCACAGTGACAAATGGGAGTCGTCCCTGACCACTGCAAGCGTGCTGGAGCTGCCATGCGTGCGGAACATGGTTCGGTCTGCAACAGGGGCCGGTGTGTCCCTGGTGGCACCTGCAGATGTTAACATCACGGTCGGACAAGAGTGTGAAGGCAGCTCCCTGTCGGGATTGGTCCAGAGTGGAACAGATCCACTGTTCAACACCCCGCTGTTGTGGACCACATCTGAGGTCAACAGCGCCTCAAGTCATTTCCAGGGTGCTGCTGCAGGGAGGCCAAGAGGCTCAGACGGCTTCCCCAGCCAGCCGCCTTCCTCTGTTGGCCCCTCTGTACGGGCTCTGCCTCTGTTCAGCCAGCACTCCTCTGCTCCACCACAAATAAATCCAGGGCCCGCAGGTCAACAGGTCTTCAACTCAAACCCCTCCAAGAGGAAGGCATTCTACAACTCCGGTGGTGAAGCTAGCAGAGGTGGGGCATATGGGGGCCAGGCAGGGCAGGAACCGCGTGGTTCCGGCACTAACTTCAAAACGGCCCGTGAGCAGTTTTTTGTTGATCAACAGAAGAAGCACTCCCACCAGCCCCAGAGAAACCAGCAGGCCCCTGGGCTGGCGTCCACTTTGGGGGGTGCCACTAAGAAGTCCCTGGGGGCCAACAGGCCACGGGGGACCTTTTCTAAATTTGTGTCCCCAATGCCGAGGCAGGAGGATGAGGTGGATGGGGCTGGTAGCGACAGCACCCCGGAGCCTCCACCAGTGGACGCGCGTCTGAAAAACTTTGAGCCCAAGATCATCGAGCTGATCATGAGTGAAATTATGGACCATGGTCCACCTGTAGCCTGGGACGACATCGCTGGCCTGGAGTTTGCCAAGGCAACCATCAAGGAGATTGTGGTGTGGCCTATGCTCCGGCCGGATATCTTCACCGGCCTCCGCGGTCCACCCAAAGGCATCCTCCTTTTCGGGCCCCCGGGGACTGGGAAAACGCTGATCGGGAAGTGCATCGCTTGCCAGTCTGGTGCCACCTTCTTCAGCATCAGTGCCTCATCCCTCACATCAAagtgggtgggggagggggagaagatGGTGAGAGCCCTCTTCGCCATCGCCCGCTGCCACCAGCCGGCCGTCATTTTCATCGACGAGATCGACTCCCTGCTATCCCAGCGTACAGACGGCGAGCATGACTCGTCGCGGCGTATTAAGACGGAGTTCCTGGTTCAGCTGGATGGGGCAACCACCTCTGCTGATGACCGCATCCTTGTAGTGGGAGCCACCAACCGCCCTCAGGAGATCGACGAGGCAGCCCGGCGCCGCCTCGCTAAACGCCTCTACATCCCCCTCCCGGAAGAAAACGCACGACGGCAAATAATTTCAAAGCTCATGGCCCGGGAGAAGAGTCAGCTGGCTGAGGATGATCTGGAGAGCGTGGTCACAGGAACAGCAGGCTTCTCCGGTGCCGATATGACCGGGCTGTGTCGTGAGGCAGCACTAGGCCCCATCCGGAGCATCCAGCTCAGTGACATTGCCACCATCACCCCTGACCAAGTTCGGCCCATTCTCCACCGTGACTTCCAAGAGGCACTGAGGGTCGTGAGGCCCAGTGTCTCAGTGAAAGACCTGGAGCTATACGAGGAGTGGAACAAGACTTTTGGTTGCGGCCTTTAA